Below is a window of Deinococcota bacterium DNA.
AGGTCCCTCCAAGCGCGTCGTTCTTGTCGATGCAGGCGACGTTCAGGCCGAGCTGCGCGGCGCGGATGGCGGCGACGTAGCCGCCGGGACCCGCGCCGATGACGATCAGGTCGTGTTCTTTCACATAAGCTCCTTTCAGGCCTCCCAGGTTCGGTGAAGCGCGCCCTAAGTCTATCCTTAGGGATTCAATGTGCCCTTTTATGAGCAGCCTTTTTATGAGCAGCCTTGTACGCCGCTTTGCAGCACGAACAAGCGACGGGTATCAGCTCCGCACCACCGCTACGCCCATGACTTCATAGTGGCGATCAAAGGTGGCCACTTTGACTCCCAACGCTCTAGCCACCACGGCGTTAGCCGCATCGGTCAAGCTGATCTTTTGATCCTCGAAGCGCTCGAGCAGCGCTACGGCTTGGGCATGATACGCCTCGGTAAGCCAAACGGTGTTGTAGGTCCGCGACTGCGCCTCGAGAAAGCGCCTTGCCGCCATGGGACCCAAGCGGTAGAGGATGAGGCGATGAGCCTCGTAAATCGTGGGCACGGTCATGAGCAGCGGCGTACCAAGCAGCCGGGCGAGCAGCATTTTGGCAGCCTCATGCGCCTGATCGGCTCTATCGGCCAGGGCATAGACGACGGCGGTATCGA
It encodes the following:
- a CDS encoding PIN domain-containing protein, which codes for MQPILVDTAVVYALADRADQAHEAAKMLLARLLGTPLLMTVPTIYEAHRLILYRLGPMAARRFLEAQSRTYNTVWLTEAYHAQAVALLERFEDQKISLTDAANAVVARALGVKVATFDRHYEVMGVAVVRS